Proteins encoded within one genomic window of Vanrija pseudolonga chromosome 3, complete sequence:
- the aes1 gene encoding Acetylesterase: MPDRRYAPLGGGAKTPRTRLIALFGAVFIGTLVLLTHPPLGAPLVSPWSKASPDTVASRADAARDAFVAFARSFPQIDTSHPRVPEKEDEDAATTTTGTEARRAAPTKAVIARDVEDEDEDDEGQEGEGEEEDEDDEAAEEGSSSSILPPPRTRRLNTPRTRPVPDNYYVARLRDGRTEFDWSSTRRLFVFGDSFSSIGSNYRQRGVGSGHPGHLDGKIGLKWSDYLYSTFKDPRETGYWNFARDGATIDLQLVPPRLEESGALDNQVDEFQALFTPMPGPAAVDWDSATSLFVVLLGINDVREMARREFSPPALHRTSSALPRALMTRAGKLYRSGARHFLFFTLASLADAPKYSLASGIGHNVSSLLRTATAEYNRALDPALEAFEAEFPEANAMLFDWEGLQAIVGRMPEVFGLTDCSRFEMSVAGRPMDAGRQGLCYQDPSHPTWSIAHILAQSVNGFLHRHSRSFWLGDKTDTAWVAK, from the exons ATGCCAGACCGCCGGTACGCTCCgctcgggggcggcgccaagacgccgcgcacgcgcctcATCGCGCTCTTCGGTGCCGTGTTCATCGGcacgctcgtcctcctcacccaccccccgcTTGGGGCACCGCTCGTTAGCCCGTGGTCCAAGGCGTCACCAGATACGGTTGCGTCGAGggccgacgctgcgcgcgacgcgttcgtAGCGTTCGCGCGCAGCTTCCCGCAGATTGACACGAGCCATCCCCGGGTGCCCGAaaaggaggacgaggacgccgcgacgacaacgacgggcaccgaggcgcggcgcgcggcgccgactaAGGCCGTCATCGCTCGGGAtgtggaggacgaggacgaggatgacgaggggcaggagggagagggggaggaagaggacgaggacgacgaggcggccgaggagggcagcagcagctcgattctccccccgccccggACACGCAGGCTGAATACGCCGCGCACGCGACCCGTCCCGGACAACTACTACGTCGCGCGGCTGCGCGACGGGCGGACAGAGTTTGACtggtcgagcacgcggcggtTGTTTGTCTT CGGCGACTCGTTCTCGTCCATCGGGTCAAACTATCGGCAACGCGGCGTAGGCAGCGGCCACCCCGGCCACCTG GACGGCAAGATCGGCCTCAAGTGGAGCGACTACCTCTACTC GACGTTCAAGGACCCGCGCGAGACGGGATACTGGAACTTTgcacgcgacggcgcgacgatcGACCTGCAACt CGTCCCACCCCGCCTCGAAGAGtccggcgcgctcgacaaccAGGTGGACGAGTTCCAAGCGCTCTTCACGCCGATGCCCGGCCCGGCCGCGGTCGACTGGGACTCGGCGACGTCCCTCTtcgtcgtgctgctgggcatcaacgacgtgcgcgagatggcgcggcgcgagttttcgccgccggcgctgcaccgcacgtcgtcggcgctgccccGCGCGCTGATGACCAGAGCAGGCAAGCTGTACCGCTCTGGCGCGCGGCACTTCCTGTTCTTCACGCTGGCGTcgctggccgacgcgccAAAGTACTCGCTCGCCTCTGGCATCGGGCACAACGTCAGCAGCCTGCTGCGCACCGCCACGGCAGAGTACAACCGTGCGCTtgaccccgcgctcgaggcgttcGAGGCCGAGTTCCCCGAGGCGAATGCGATGCTGTTTGACTGGGAGGGCCTGCAGGCCATTGTCGGGAGAATGCCCGAGGTGTTTGGCCTCACCGACTGCTCGCGCTTCGAGATGAGCGTTGCTGGCAGGCCGATGGATGCCGGCCGCCAGGGACTGTGCTACCAGGACCCGTCGCACCCGACATGGAGCATCGCGCA CATCCTCGCGCAGAGCGTCAACGGGTTCTTGCACCGGCACAGCAGGAGCTTCTGGCTCGGAGACAAGACGGACACGGCGTGGGTCGCCAAGTAG
- the PRY1 gene encoding Secreted protein PRY1: MRLGIPLLTLFSAVAAAVSAAPAPVAAPAPPPALAERQSQPTFPQPPGERNINAAATWDDIRGVSDLSRWILDYHNQFRAQFGSPPLQWDGNLAFFETMHTFSCNNSHWGNDNLAWYSTTGPASYPVNQLIDMWAGEWVDHYNPPREVYDHFSAMVWASATNVGCSWSLRCRDGDWPNHIYFTCRYGPVVNLLGQYAENVGAFRGS; the protein is encoded by the exons ATGCGCCTGGGTATACCGCTTCTTACCTTGTTCtccgcggtggcggcggcagtgtcCGCTGCCCCGGCCCCCGTggcggcgcctgcgcctccgccggccctcgccgagcgccagtCCCAACCCACCTTCCCGCAGCCGCCGGGCGAGCGCAACATCAACGCCGCAGCGACCTGGGACGACATCCGCGGCGTGAGCGACCTCTCGCGCTGGATCCTCGACTACCACAACCAGTTCCGCGCGCAGTTTGGCTCGCCGCCCCTCCAGTGGGACGGCAACCTCGCCTTCTTTGAGACGATGCACACGTTCTCGTGCAACAACTCGCACTGGGGCAACGACAACCTCGCGTGGTACTCGACCACCGGACCAGCGTCTTACCCAGTCAACCAGCTCATTGACatgtgggcgggcgagtggg TGGACCACTACAACCCCCCGCGCGAGGTGTACGACCACTTCTCGGCG ATGGTATGGGCGAGCGCCACGAACGTAGGGTGTAGCTGGTCGCTGCGCTGTCGGGACGGCGACTGGCCAAACCACATCTACTTTACGT GCCGATACGGCCCCGTGGTCAACCTACTGGGGCAGTACGCAGAGAACGTTGGCGCCTTCCGAGGCAGTTAG
- the CAALFM_C107040CA gene encoding putative pathogenesis-related protein0, with protein sequence MRIPLFTLLVLALAASAQPTKCRPRLSPANNTPVPQLSVSAAAATVPLGSVTDVPVASVPASSAVISITDAATTSASDSDSTPSDPAPTDQSPTSPTPDSTPARPSPNPNPTPHLPLRQNILLTSSPLDADLDGSSAVSQWIVEYHNEFRSEFGAPNITWSPALAATQADHLSRCEYAHFGSDNLATAWSSDSTKQWDVDELLDLWAGEWTAHAGAVDGPLDHFTLMVWKDVTEVGCAWTLDCADPGWAQRVYFTCKYSPPGNIVGQEAAEVGGYIGA encoded by the exons ATGCGCATCCCCCTCTtcaccctcctcgtcttggctttggcggcgtcagcccagcccaccaaGTGCCGTCCCCGCCTCTCACCTGCCAACAACACGCCCGTACCCCAGCTCTCGGTctcggctgccgctgccactgTGCCCCTCGGCTCGGTGACTGACGTTCCTGTTGCCAgcgtgccggcgtcgagcgctgTCATCTCCATCACCGATGCCGCCACTACCTCTGCCTCAGACTCAGACTCAACCCCCTCCGATCCGGCACCCACTGACcagtcgccgacctcgccgaccccCGACTCaacccccgcccgccccagccccaaccccaaccccactccccacctccccctgCGCCAAAACATCCTCCTAACCTCCTCcccactcgacgccgacctggacggcagctcggccgtctcgcaATGGATAGTAGAGTACCACAACGAGTTCCGGTCCGAGTTTG GAGCCCCAAACATCACCTGgtcgcccgccctcgccgcgaccCAAGCGGACCACCTCAGCCGCTGCGAGTACGCGCACTTCGGGAGCGATAACCTCGCGACCGCGTGGTCCAGCGACTCGACAAAGCAGTgggatgtcgacgagctgcttgatctctgggcgggcgagtggaCCGCGCATGCTGGTGCCGTGGACGGCCCGCTCGACCACTTCACCTTG ATGGTGTGGAAGGACGTCACCGAGGTCGGGTGTGCGTGGACGCTCGACTGTGCCGACCCGGGCTGGGCGCAGCGCGTCTACTTTacgt GCAAGTACTCGCCCCCCGGCAACATTGTAGGCcaggaggcggccgaggtcggcgggtACATTGGCGCCTAG
- the SC7 gene encoding Fruiting body protein SC7 has translation MFSTTALFGALSALAATTAIAAPVVAPPSGRHASSLVARGSEPWYPTPPAGVNSTIVDPPTDADVAGTSDKAKWIVEYHSLLRAQFDAGPLVWNETLAKKELAHTATCIWEHDGLGNLWGGSPGGLWTVEDAVVSWLNEYKTMAPDEYNHFTAMIWKNATSVGCSWHHCPNGPAPAYYFACLYDSGGPNAIFPNFSGHKADQVGKFNGKSKEEILALVDTSKYFASPPGEPSASASASGAAPTNNALAAVSLSPTAASESASASSESASASSESASASSESASASSESASASSASTSAAPSAAPTAQANVKPTPADPSDPDYSTLPECPDDVDEPLNGGNATAPLPSSAPVDQGSVKPTPADPSDPDYSSLPECPDDVEQPQNGGSSSGSGKGNGTPSTGGSTNTGGSTGGSTGGSSGGSKDGANGDNGAPGQPGKNGANGANGDSGSSTGGSSSGGSSSGGSSSGGQTPPATPSTGSSNGAAPAPAPAPSADGASKPTPADPSDPDYSSLPECPDDVEEPSNGGGSNPAPSPSSGSGSGGAAPVPSGDANVKPTPPDPSDPDYSSLPECPDEDPVQPSANPTESPSSPSGSVSVSQVASTTSSEEPLPTGNGYSDPNVNVSVPKKPANGTLAADGTNPGNATAPGNATSLFTHPPSEQDTGSNKAADYGPAKPPTQAPAPATNDTPADDGETSAYNGTGTFADFWAWVQKQWTLYRKAHPDKGSNALPTPDNKQ, from the coding sequence ATGTTTTCCACCACTGCGCTCTTTGGCGCACTCTCTGCcctggcggcgacgacagcgatcgctgcgcccgtcgtcgccccgccCTCAGGCCGccacgcctcgtcgctcgtcgcgcgcggctcTGAGCCGTGGTACCCGACCCCGCCGGCGGGTGTCAACTCCACGATCGTCGACccccccaccgacgccgacgtggccGGTACCTCGGACAAGGCCAAGTGGATCGTCGAGTACCACAGCCTCCTGCGCGCCCAGTTCGACGCCGGCCCCTTGGTCTGGAACGAGACCCTCGCCAAGAAGGAGCTGGCCCACACGGCCACGTGTATCTGGGAACACGATGGCTTGGGCAACCTTTGGGGAGGCTCGCCAGGTGGCTTGTGGACCGTCGAGGACGCTGTCGTCTCTTGGCTCAACGAGTACAAGACCATGGCACCCGACGAATACAACCACTTCACTGCCATGATCTGGAAGAACGCAACTTCGGTCGGATGCTCGTGGCACCATTGCCCCAAtggccccgcccccgcgtACTACTTTGCCTGCCTGTACGACAGTGGTGGCCCCAACGCCATCTTCCCCAACTTCTCTGGCCACAAGGCGGACCAAGTCGGCAAGTTCAACGGAAAGAGCAAGGAAGAGATccttgcgctcgtcgacacctCCAAGTACTTTGCCAGCCCCCCCGGCGAGCCGTCAGCCTCCGCgtccgccagcggcgccgcgccgaccaacaacgccctcgccgctgtctCACTCTCGCCAACGGCTgcctccgagtcggccagtgcctcgtccgagtcggccagtgcctcgtccgagtcggccagtgcctcgtccgagtcggccagtgcctcgtccgagtcggccagtgcctcgtccgcgtcgaccaGCGCCGCTCCCAGCGCAGCGCCCACCGCCCAGGCCAACGTCAAGCCTACCCCCGCCGACCCTTCGGACCCGGACTACTCCACCCTCCCCGAGTgccccgacgacgtcgacgagcctctgaacggcggcaacgccaCTGCCCCTTTGCCCTCGTCCGCGCCCGTCGACCAGGGCTCCGTCAAGCCCACCCCCGCGGACCCCTCCGACCCCGACTACTCCAGCCTGCCTGAGTGCCCCGACGATGTTGAGCAGCCTCAgaacggcggcagcagcagcggtaGCGGTAAGGGCAATGGCACCCCTAGCACCGGTGGCAGCACCAACACTGGCGGCAGCACTGGCGGCAGCACTGGCGGCAGCTCTGGTGGCAGCAAGGACGGTGCCAACGGCGACAACGGTGCCCCCGGCCAGCCTGGCAAGAACGGCGCCAACGGTGCCAACGGTGACTCTGGCTCGTCGACTGGCGGCTCTTCGTCTGGCGGTTCGTCATCGggtggctcgtcgtcgggcggcCAGACTCCCCCCGCCACGCCCTCGACCGGCTCGTCGaacggcgccgcgcccgctcctgcccccgccccctcggccgacggcgcctCCAAGCCTACCCCCGCGGACCCCTCGGACCCCGACTACTCGTCGCTCCCCGAGTGCCCCGACGATGTTGAGGAGCCCTCtaacggcggcggctcgaaCCCCGCTCCGTCTCCCTCGTccggctctggctctggtGGCGCCGCTCCTGTCCCCTCGGGCGACGCCAACGTGAAGCCCACGCCTCCCGACCCGTCCGACCCCGACTACTCGAGCCTTCCCGAGTGCCCCGACGAGGACCCCGTCCAGCCCTCGGCCAACCCGACCGAGTCGCCTTCCAGCCCCTCTGGCTCCGTCTCGGTGTCGCAggtcgcgtcgacgacgtcgtctgAGGAGCCCCTCCCCACCGGAAACGGCTACTCGGACCCCAACGTCAACGTCAGCGTTCCCAAGAAGCCTGCCAACGgcaccctcgctgccgacggcACCAACCCCGGCAACGCGACTGCCCCCGGCAACGCCACCTCGCTCTTCACTCACCCGCCCAGCGAGCAGGACACTGGCAGcaacaaggccgccgactACGGCCCGGCCAAGCCCCCCACCCaggctcctgctcctgccaCCAAcgacacgcccgccgacgacggtgagaCTTCGGCTTACAACGGCACCGGCACTTTTGCCGACTTCTGGGCCTGGGTCCAGAAGCAGTGGACTCTGTACCGCAAGGCCCACCCCGACAAGGGCAGCAACGCTCTCCCCACCCCCGACAACAAGCAGTAg
- the vlmA gene encoding Fatty acid hydroxylase vlmA, which yields MNATSLVFTKAQSAPLPLGSGTSLPLPGFALTLPLALQWLQGIVLGVAASTVAIGYSEVLFQGTAWLYKHGLLLRYYPLPKERGAMTAWINSMSFTVPTAVYALVYRNPGGPAISFDFSLWKMALYMALYMVIHDTFFYWCHRTFHVVRPLYDWLHAMHHEYSYAMHVYIVGHAEVIENFIQVGLPFLAWTYIAGHNWWYWLLPLSFVIFSTLIGHSGYRSHYSLMVFHPLAAPVAIASGSHMLTVGDHQMHHSHRRVNFGLFWRSWDKYMGSYRKCETRAYNYEFWQEWALAAGKSTHPDVAKEQQEQAKKWLGQHQVEFHEVEWGF from the coding sequence GGGTCTGGCACCTCACTGCCACTCCCCGGGTTTGCTctcaccctccccctcgccctccagTGGTTGCAAGgcatcgtcctcggcgtcgccgcatCGACCGTCGCTATCGGCTACAGCGAGGTCCTCTTCCAGGGCACGGCCTGGCTGTACAAGCATGGCCTCCTGCTTCGCTACTACCCTCTGCCCAAGGAGCGTGGCGCCATGACCGCGTGGATCAACTCCATGTCCTTCACCGTCCCCACCGCCGTCTATGCCCTTGTCTACCGTAACCCCGGTGGACCTGCCATCTCATTTGACTTCAGCCTCTGGAAGATGGCGCTCTACATGGCCCTGTACATGGTCATCCACGACACCTTCTTCTACTGGTGCCACCGCACATTCCATGTGGTGCGCCCGCTCTACGACTGGCTCCACGCCATGCACCACGAGTACTCGTACGCCATGCACGTGTACATTGTTGGCCAcgccgaggtcatcgagAACTTTATCCAGGTTGGCCTCCCCTTCCTCGCATGGACCTACATTGCCGGTCACAACTGGTGGTACTGGCTCCTGCCACTGTCGTTCGTCATCTTTTCGACCCTCATCGGCCACTCTGGCTACCGATCGCACTACTCGCTCATGGTCTtccacccgctcgccgcaCCCGTCGCCATTGCAAGCGGGTCGCACATGCTCACTGTCGGTGACCACCAGATGCACCActcgcaccgccgcgtcaACTTTGGTCTCTTCTGGCGCAGCTGGGACAAGTACATGGGCTCGTACCGCAAGTGCGAGACACGGGCGTACAACTACGAGTTCTGGCAGGAGtgggcgttggcggcggggaaATCTACGCACCCCGATGTCGCcaaggagcagcaggagcaggctAAAAAGTGGCTTGGGCAACACCAGGTCGAGTTCCACGAGGTTGAGTGGGGATTTTAA